From Polynucleobacter paludilacus:
CTTCATAGCGTGCCGCTCTTGCTCTTGCTTCAATATTGCCATTCTGGAGATCACCTAAATGCAAAAGACGAAAGTCAAAGGTAACTGGATATTTTTTCTTTTGATATTGAGCGCTCAGTTTTTCGCAAAACTCGAGCCATTGATCGGCAGGTTTTTGCAGGCCATGATGGATGTGAAATACCCAAATGTGTTCGATCTTCTGCGACTGAAACACTTGAGCCTTGCAAACGGTGTCGAGCAAAACCACTGAATCGAGGCCGCCACTTAAAGCAACCGCGATGCGTTTACCTGACTTATGGTTTTGGGGTAATTTCCTTGAACTTGCCATAACTCATTAAGCGTTCATGGCGGCGCTCCAATAAGGCCTCCATCTTCATGCCATCAAAGGTTTTTAAAGATTCCGTTAAGGCCTTGCGCATCTGGCTCATCATGCCATCGTAATCCCGATGCGCACCACCAATGGGCTCTGGAACAATCTTATCAATCAAACCAAGCGCTTTCAGTCTCTGGGCAGTCAAGCCGAGCTGTTCTGCAGCTTCAGGGGCTTTATCGGCCGTCTTCCACAAAATGGATGCGCAGCCCTCAGGAGAGATCACCGAGTAGGTCGAGTTTTGCAGCATCAGTACCAGATCGCCCATCGCAATTGCTAAGGCGCCACCAGAACCACCCTCACCAATGATGGTGCTGATGATCGGCACTTCGAGCTCGGCTTGTACATACAGATTGTGTCCAATCGCCTCCGATTGATTGCGCTCCTCAGCATCAATCCCTGGAAATGCTCCTGGGGTGTCTACAAACGTAAAAACCGGTAAACCAAATTTCTCGGCCAGACGCATGAGGCGCATTGCCTTGCGATATCCCTCTGGACGACTCATGCCAAAGTTACGCAGAGCACGCTCTTTTGTGTCCCTACCCTTTTGGTGACCAATCACCATGCAAGCTTTGCCATCGTATCTAGCTAGACCACCAATGATGGATTGGTCGTCAGCAAAACTACGGTCGCCATGCAGTTCATGAAAATCGGTGAAGAGCGCTGCGACGTAGTCTAGGGTGTAAGGTCTTTGTGGATGACGTGCTACTTGGGATACCTGCCAAGGGGTGAGATTGGCATAGACATCTTTAGTGAGTTGAAGACTTTTTTCAGAAAGGGTTTTGATCTCATCGGAGATGTCCACCGAGGATTCGTCTTGGACAAAACGCAGCTCCTCAATCTTGGACTCGAGTTCAGCAATTGATTGCTCAAAATCTAGAAAAGTGGTCTTCATGCTCTGATTTTAGTATTCCACGGGGATGGGGTCGATACTTCGCCATAAATACCAGGTTGCCACGGTCCGCCATGGGGCCCAATTGGCAGCAACCTCTCTCGCCTCGTGACGGCTCACCGGCTCGCCACTAAAGTAACTGAGGGAAATGGCCTTAATCAGACCAATGTCATCTAGGGGAAGAATATTGGGTCGGGTCAGATTAAAAATCAGGAACATTTCAGCAGTCCAGCGCCCAATTCCCCGAATTTCACTCAATTCCTTAATAACAGATTCGTCATCCATCTCTTGCCATTGATTGGCATGCAATCGGCCAGAAATAAAATGCTCCGCTAGATCTTGAATGTATTCGACCTTACGCCCAGACAATCCCGCAGCGCGTAACTCTTCAACAGTAAGCGCCAGAATATTTTTAGGATTCACCTTCTTTTTTGAGGCGAGTACCACGCGATCCCATACAGCCTGCGCTGCTGATACCGAAATCTGTTGACCCACTATCGACCTCGCTAAGGTAACAAATGGATCGCCACGGGTCATTAAGAAACCGCTACCAAACTTCGGAATCAATTTGCGCATGATTCGATCGTTTTTCATCAACTCCGCACAGGCTTGTTCCCAGTAGAGCGGTGCAACTGCTTCGAGCACAGTTTGGTTCGAGCTGCTCACTATAGTCTGCGCCATTCAGTAATACCACCTGGTTTATCTTCCAGAACTACGCCCTGCTCTAATAGCTGTTTGCGAATTTCATCTGCCTTAGCAAAATCTTTTGATTGCTTGGCATTGATTCTGGCAGTAATTTGCGCTTCGATCTGCTCAGCAGCCAAGCCATTCTCAACATGGCGAGTGCCAGCTTGTAAAAATTGATTGGGGTCGCGCTGCAAAAAGTTCAGGCTTGCAGCCAAGGATCTCAAGATGGCAGCGAGCTCTTCTTTTTCTTTGCCTTGAGAACGATTGATTTCGCTAGCCAGTTCAAATAGGACAGCAATCGCCTCAGGCGTATTGAAGTCATCATTCATGGCAGCATTAAATTGCTTAACCCAAACTGAATCTGAATCGAGCGAGATTGGATTCGTAGGCGTGTGAGCTAACGCAGTATAGAGACGGACTAATCCAGCATGGGCCTCATCCAATTGGGCATCACTGTAATTGATTGGGCTGCGGTAATGGGCTCTCAACATGAAAAAGCGGAGCACTTCAGGATCATAGGTCTTCAGGACATCACGAATCAGAAAGAAGTTACCCAAAGACTTGGACATCTTCTCTTGATTGACTCGAATATGGCCGTTATGCATCCAATAGTGCACAAAAGGTTCATCACTAGGGGTGCGGTCTTGGCCGTATAAAGCACCCTCACTTTGAGCGATCTCATTTTCATGATGAGGAAACTGTAAGTCTGATCCACCACCATGAATATCAAAATGCTCGCCAAGGAGTTCACAGGACATGGCTGAGCATTCAATATGCCAACCGGGTCTACCCTCGCCCCAAGGAGATTGCCAACGCGTATCTGCTGGCTCCCCAGACTTAGCGCTTTTCCAGAGCACAAAATCCAATGGGTCACGTTTACTTCCACCAATTGCTACTCGCTCGCCAGCCTGCAACTCATCCAAGCTTTTGCCAGACAATTTACCGTAGCCCGGAAACAAGCGAACTGCAAAGTTCACATCACCATCATCAGCCTGATATGCCAGTTGTTGCTCCAACAGGCGGCCAATCATCCCCTGCATTTGCTGAATAAATTGAGTGGCACGGGGTTCATGATCGGGATGCATTAATCCCAAGCTATCGGAATCCGCATGCATTGCTTCAATAAATCGATTGGTTAATGCGGCAATAGATTCTTTATTTTCAATTGCACGCTGGATAATCTTGTCATCGATATCGGTAATATTGCGCACATACAGCACTTCATAGCCGCTGGCCCGCAACCAGCGCACCACCATATCAAAAACGATCATCACTCGCGCATGACCGATATGGCAAAAATCATAGACTGTCATGCCACAGACGTAAATCTTGACCTTGCCAGACTCAATCGGCTTAAAGACCTCTTTTGAGCGACTTAGGGTGTTATAAATTTGCAGCATAGGCAGATAAAAGGCAGGCAATTCACTCGAATTTGTTAGACTGATGAGTATATCGAATGAGCCCGCAGTTTTACCCCCTTCTACTTATGCAAAACAACCTCCCTTTGGTAAACATGTCGCTGTTGGCCCGCATCGGCCAGTCATTTGCGATTGCGCTCGCTTTTTTAGCCCTTGCAGGCTGCAGTACTCCGGGGCAGCAGAGAGCTGATGCTGAAATTCTGGCAGTGAATAAAGCGGAGATGCAGCAAGGCACCGCCTCACCTCAGCCCTATTTAGGGTCTTATGGCCCAAACGACCCCCAAAGACTGAGTACTAATCCTGCCTATGAGCCCTTAATGCCTTCTTTGGCGGATTCGGTTGCAGTACCCTATCTTTCTTTCTTGATTATTGAACCCGATCCTGTCAACCGCAATGGTGTGCCCTCCGATATTGAGAAGCTCGTCAAGGCCAGGCAGTTTCCAGCAGCCATTGATTTAATTAACGAGCGACTCAGCAAAACACCTAAAAATGTTCAGCTGCGCTATATCAAAGCCAGAATTCAAATTCAGATGCGAGACTTTGCTTCTGCCAAAAAAACCTTGATTGAAATTACCCAACAATTCCCAGAATTACCAGAGCCCTATAACAACCTAGCTGCCCTAGCTGCTAACCAAGGCCAATGGATTGAGGCGCGAGATTATTTAGAGTTAGCGCTCAAGCTCAGACCGACTTATGCAATCGCCTCGGCCAACCTCGGCGAAGTTTATGTGCGTTTAGCAGCACAAGCTTATGAAAATGCCGCTCAATCGAATAGCAATCAGCGCTTTTATAGCAATCGCGCTAAGGCACTGAATGAAATCCTGAAACAAAAACCCCAGAGTACATTGCCTCAAGCCAATATACCGGTACAAAATTTACAACCGACCAACCCTAAAGAAAGCACCTCAAGTAATGGCGAAAGTTCTTCTAAAAACTAATAAGGGTGATATCACTCTCAGTCTCGATGCGGTGAAAGCTCCTAAGACCGTGGCGAATTTTTTACAGTATGTCAAAGCTGGTCATTACGATGGAACCATTTTTC
This genomic window contains:
- a CDS encoding acetyl-CoA carboxylase carboxyltransferase subunit alpha produces the protein MKTTFLDFEQSIAELESKIEELRFVQDESSVDISDEIKTLSEKSLQLTKDVYANLTPWQVSQVARHPQRPYTLDYVAALFTDFHELHGDRSFADDQSIIGGLARYDGKACMVIGHQKGRDTKERALRNFGMSRPEGYRKAMRLMRLAEKFGLPVFTFVDTPGAFPGIDAEERNQSEAIGHNLYVQAELEVPIISTIIGEGGSGGALAIAMGDLVLMLQNSTYSVISPEGCASILWKTADKAPEAAEQLGLTAQRLKALGLIDKIVPEPIGGAHRDYDGMMSQMRKALTESLKTFDGMKMEALLERRHERLMSYGKFKEITPKP
- a CDS encoding DNA-3-methyladenine glycosylase family protein, translating into MAQTIVSSSNQTVLEAVAPLYWEQACAELMKNDRIMRKLIPKFGSGFLMTRGDPFVTLARSIVGQQISVSAAQAVWDRVVLASKKKVNPKNILALTVEELRAAGLSGRKVEYIQDLAEHFISGRLHANQWQEMDDESVIKELSEIRGIGRWTAEMFLIFNLTRPNILPLDDIGLIKAISLSYFSGEPVSRHEAREVAANWAPWRTVATWYLWRSIDPIPVEY
- the cysS gene encoding cysteine--tRNA ligase translates to MLQIYNTLSRSKEVFKPIESGKVKIYVCGMTVYDFCHIGHARVMIVFDMVVRWLRASGYEVLYVRNITDIDDKIIQRAIENKESIAALTNRFIEAMHADSDSLGLMHPDHEPRATQFIQQMQGMIGRLLEQQLAYQADDGDVNFAVRLFPGYGKLSGKSLDELQAGERVAIGGSKRDPLDFVLWKSAKSGEPADTRWQSPWGEGRPGWHIECSAMSCELLGEHFDIHGGGSDLQFPHHENEIAQSEGALYGQDRTPSDEPFVHYWMHNGHIRVNQEKMSKSLGNFFLIRDVLKTYDPEVLRFFMLRAHYRSPINYSDAQLDEAHAGLVRLYTALAHTPTNPISLDSDSVWVKQFNAAMNDDFNTPEAIAVLFELASEINRSQGKEKEELAAILRSLAASLNFLQRDPNQFLQAGTRHVENGLAAEQIEAQITARINAKQSKDFAKADEIRKQLLEQGVVLEDKPGGITEWRRL
- a CDS encoding tetratricopeptide repeat protein; this translates as MSLLARIGQSFAIALAFLALAGCSTPGQQRADAEILAVNKAEMQQGTASPQPYLGSYGPNDPQRLSTNPAYEPLMPSLADSVAVPYLSFLIIEPDPVNRNGVPSDIEKLVKARQFPAAIDLINERLSKTPKNVQLRYIKARIQIQMRDFASAKKTLIEITQQFPELPEPYNNLAALAANQGQWIEARDYLELALKLRPTYAIASANLGEVYVRLAAQAYENAAQSNSNQRFYSNRAKALNEILKQKPQSTLPQANIPVQNLQPTNPKESTSSNGESSSKN